Below is a genomic region from Spirosoma radiotolerans.
AATCTTCAGAGAACCCAATATTTTGTATTTTAGATTCTGTTGGATATATTGTGTATCCTCCCTGTTTAAACTGATTGTAGCACCAACGGATTGCCCAAGAGTTTATGGTGCCCTGCTGCTGATGACGAAGCATACGTGTCCTATCGCTCCCACCTTCGTTAAATCTACGTTGAGCCTCTTTATCCGTTTTAAATATATTATAATCAGAAACTTGCCAGTCAGCTAGTTGCCATCGATCTGCCCACGTAGCCCACCCCCATGAACCTGTTCGGGGAAATGTAAATGCATCAAATTGATAACCATCAGGTTTTTTAAAAGGCATTGAATATCCACTTATTGAAAAAATCTGCTTGTTGTTACTATAATTATTTAAGCATTGATTCATGAAATCGAGAAAATTATGACTTGGTATTAAATCGTCTTCCAATACGATTACTGATTGATAAATTTTTAATACTTGTGATACACCTCTTATAACAGAATCAGCTAGTCCTATGTTGGCTTCACTGTAATACCGCTCAACTGACTTAAAACCACTTATGTTATCCACTAAAAGCCTCACTTCATTTACTTTCGAAACATCATTAGGCCTTTTAGGTCCATCCACAAATACATATAAATTACTTTTTATTGCTAGCGAATTATGCTGTAAAGCCTCTATTGTTTTAGCAAGCGTATCTGCACGTTTATAAGCAAACAAGATTATTGGGCTCAATGGCAAATTTTCCATATTACAATGCATCTCTCAGTGAACTTATAATACAATATGAGTAGATATATTTAGTTTTCTAAATATTCTTCCCATACTGTATTTCAAATATATCCTTATATATACAAATGCGGAAAGTAATTATTTTTGTATAAAAGCTGGGACTCTCGTGTGCCTATTATCTTAGCAGGTACACCACCCGCAATTGACATTGGAGGTATATCCTTTGTGACAACAGCACCTGAAGCTATAACACTCCCACGACCAATTCGTACACCTGGCAAAATTGTTACTCGAGAAGCTATCCATACATAATCTTCTATTATAACATTTCCAGACTTCGTAGAATGGTAATCCGAATGTGGATCGTGTTCAAGAGTAAATATCCATGTACCACGTGCAATATCAACATTATTATGAATTGTTATTCTACCTTCCCGCCCATCCAATAAGCATCCTGGATTAATTATGCAATTATTCCCAATACTGATGTGGTTTCGTTTAATTTTCTTACTTAATATCTTCACGTTCGTGCATACATTTGATTTTTCACCCAGCTGAACGTAAAAACGAATAAAAAATAATCGAACGTTAGAAAAAGGAATTTTACAAAAAAATGCATTATATAAATACAATCGCAGTGATCTAGCAAACTCCAACAATGTTAGGCCCATCTCATCTTTTTTATAGAACTTACAATTAATAATGAATATTTAAACCCGAAGTACAACCAACTCAAAAAAGTATTCGCATGGCGCCTATTAAATATGAAATTCTGTTTAATATTATAGTTTGAACGATTTGAAGAGAGCACTTTTTTTAGATCATTTATATTCTCAACATTTGACAGACCTGAGGAATCGCGATTATTGTATATTTTGAGCATTGGCATAGCATACGACTTGTAACCTAATCTACCAGCTTTCAAAAAAAAGTCAATATCTCCATGATATTGTGGGAATTTATCAGCATCAAAATATCCTACTTCTGTTAAAATTTTAGCAGGGATTATTGTACCCATTCCACCTGACCAATCGATTAGTTTAATTTCATTGTATTGATTAGAATCTATCTCATTCCAACCGATAAGCTTTTTCTTACCTGTCTTCCTCGAATAATAGCATCCGTAATTAAAAATAGTATTTGACTCATTGAGCCAATATATTTTTGACGCAAGAATAGAGCATTGATATATTTTATTACTATCAATTACTGCTACTAAATCTTTAAAATATAAAATATCGCATTGTGTGTCATCATTCC
It encodes:
- a CDS encoding glycosyltransferase family protein; the encoded protein is MENLPLSPIILFAYKRADTLAKTIEALQHNSLAIKSNLYVFVDGPKRPNDVSKVNEVRLLVDNISGFKSVERYYSEANIGLADSVIRGVSQVLKIYQSVIVLEDDLIPSHNFLDFMNQCLNNYSNNKQIFSISGYSMPFKKPDGYQFDAFTFPRTGSWGWATWADRWQLADWQVSDYNIFKTDKEAQRRFNEGGSDRTRMLRHQQQGTINSWAIRWCYNQFKQGGYTIYPTESKIQNIGFSEDSTHTNVYNRYKTMLDNGERRTFELPSVVTPIEAYKRQFRMQYSIPIRVFNRLKTYAGLRM
- a CDS encoding acyltransferase, which gives rise to MGLTLLEFARSLRLYLYNAFFCKIPFSNVRLFFIRFYVQLGEKSNVCTNVKILSKKIKRNHISIGNNCIINPGCLLDGREGRITIHNNVDIARGTWIFTLEHDPHSDYHSTKSGNVIIEDYVWIASRVTILPGVRIGRGSVIASGAVVTKDIPPMSIAGGVPAKIIGTRESQLLYKNNYFPHLYI
- a CDS encoding glycosyltransferase family 2 protein yields the protein MKKFSLIIPIHNRLLLTKVGIKSLYDSLSYYERDNNLKKHYFSIVVVDDGSTDGSEEWIKENYPEIHILKGDGNLWWTGAINKGTKYAVEQLNSDYVILWNDDTQCDILYFKDLVAVIDSNKIYQCSILASKIYWLNESNTIFNYGCYYSRKTGKKKLIGWNEIDSNQYNEIKLIDWSGGMGTIIPAKILTEVGYFDADKFPQYHGDIDFFLKAGRLGYKSYAMPMLKIYNNRDSSGLSNVENINDLKKVLSSNRSNYNIKQNFIFNRRHANTFLSWLYFGFKYSLLIVSSIKKMRWA